One Tamlana carrageenivorans genomic region harbors:
- a CDS encoding family 78 glycoside hydrolase catalytic domain: protein MYKFLAYKLCFFLMVSFTFLGVLLACTEKFLVKGPEHLTVSEGFKNPIGFYNDTPSFSWKLPVSEAVKLQSAYQVIAATSKEFLPNNPNLWDSKKQESPQSTFVKYQGEQLKSRQNVFWQVRYWNQDGKVSEWSAINSFELGLLKNADWKAKWIGLNTAKDSIKGVRNFLMHKPQYLRKGFELSSDVTSARLYITAKGVFDVHLNGKDVSDDVMTPGWTPYNHRIETLTYDVTSLLQTGVNALAVELASGWHSGRISRGRALYENFASPKILCQLEVVMKDGSKHTIISDESWKGTTNGPIRLAGIYDGEIYDANFEIPDWNTATFDDRSWELVEVETISRDVKLAPKRHHTVKNQQVLKDAEIVSVDENSAVFNLKQNMVGVPKVKVPMKKGDTLKIRFSEMLLKDHTFYTKNYRSAKSTDYYIAAKDGVVEYVAKFTFHGFQFVELSGYDKNAKPESSWVQGIVQHSDFEKNGTFTSSHDKLNQLQSNITWGLRDNFFDIPTDCPQRDERLGWTGDAQVIAPTSLFNYDTHAFWTAWLQSLRENQSEHESGLVPWIVPDVLQINRASPGWGDAVVLIPWNIYNITGDKRVLKENFEAAKKWIGFYKSKIEDKEFIPKMRSFGDWLQPYPTKTGKGGNSGDTSKELIITAYFAHSSLLVSKMAGILGHSKDEKEYYDLHKNIAGVFRDTFFDKNGKVKNVKETQTSYLLAIYFDLLKPETKIKAQKHLLEEIKKADYHLGTGFIGTPILPKVLDDMGEIDLMYKILFKETYPSWFYSINQGATTMWERWNSYSQAEGYNPQSMNSLNHYAYGAIGQWMYERIAGIAPLAPGYKKIKIAPLPNDRLTSAAASINTPYGLASTSWKKDKETFILDVVIPPNTTAEITVPNASIESVTVNGHIINEKSNIKLIDSDQGLINILAEPGTYKIQTKL from the coding sequence GTGTATAAATTTTTAGCCTATAAGCTTTGTTTCTTTTTAATGGTAAGTTTCACCTTTTTAGGTGTTTTGCTGGCTTGTACAGAAAAGTTTTTAGTTAAAGGACCAGAACATTTAACGGTTTCAGAAGGTTTTAAAAATCCTATAGGGTTTTACAATGATACGCCTTCATTCTCTTGGAAACTACCCGTTTCAGAAGCTGTGAAATTGCAATCGGCCTATCAAGTTATTGCGGCGACTTCAAAAGAATTTTTACCGAATAACCCAAATTTATGGGATTCTAAAAAACAAGAAAGTCCACAATCTACTTTTGTTAAATATCAAGGAGAACAATTAAAATCAAGACAAAACGTATTTTGGCAAGTACGCTATTGGAATCAAGATGGAAAAGTTTCAGAATGGAGTGCGATTAATTCTTTTGAATTAGGCTTGTTAAAAAATGCCGATTGGAAAGCGAAATGGATAGGATTAAACACGGCAAAAGATAGCATAAAAGGTGTTCGGAATTTTTTAATGCACAAGCCTCAATATTTAAGAAAGGGTTTTGAGTTATCTTCGGATGTCACTTCTGCTAGACTATACATTACGGCAAAAGGTGTTTTTGATGTGCACTTAAATGGGAAAGATGTGAGTGATGACGTCATGACGCCTGGTTGGACACCATACAATCATCGCATAGAAACACTTACTTACGATGTTACTAGCCTGTTACAAACTGGTGTAAACGCCCTAGCTGTTGAGCTAGCATCTGGGTGGCATTCAGGAAGAATTAGTAGAGGTAGAGCGTTGTATGAAAATTTTGCATCACCTAAAATTCTATGTCAATTAGAAGTTGTCATGAAAGATGGTTCAAAACATACCATTATTTCCGACGAATCTTGGAAAGGTACTACAAATGGCCCCATACGTTTAGCGGGGATTTACGATGGCGAAATTTACGATGCCAATTTCGAAATACCAGATTGGAACACTGCTACTTTTGATGACCGTAGTTGGGAATTGGTTGAAGTTGAGACTATTTCTAGGGATGTTAAATTAGCACCAAAAAGACATCATACCGTTAAGAATCAACAGGTTTTAAAAGATGCAGAAATTGTTTCGGTTGATGAAAATTCGGCAGTTTTTAATCTAAAACAAAATATGGTAGGCGTACCAAAAGTAAAAGTACCGATGAAAAAAGGTGATACTTTAAAAATCCGTTTTTCGGAAATGTTGCTAAAAGACCATACTTTTTATACTAAAAACTATCGTTCTGCAAAGTCAACCGATTATTATATAGCTGCTAAAGATGGTGTTGTAGAGTATGTTGCGAAATTTACATTTCACGGATTTCAATTTGTAGAACTAAGTGGTTATGATAAAAATGCGAAACCAGAATCTTCTTGGGTACAAGGTATAGTACAACATTCAGATTTTGAGAAAAACGGAACCTTTACATCCTCTCATGACAAACTAAATCAGCTGCAAAGTAATATTACTTGGGGTTTACGTGATAATTTTTTCGATATTCCAACCGATTGTCCGCAACGAGATGAGCGATTGGGGTGGACAGGTGATGCTCAGGTTATTGCGCCTACATCACTATTTAACTATGATACCCATGCGTTTTGGACAGCTTGGCTGCAAAGCCTTAGAGAAAATCAGTCAGAACACGAAAGCGGATTAGTCCCTTGGATTGTGCCAGACGTCCTTCAAATTAACAGAGCAAGTCCTGGTTGGGGAGATGCTGTAGTGCTTATTCCTTGGAATATTTATAACATTACAGGTGATAAAAGGGTTTTAAAAGAAAATTTTGAAGCTGCAAAAAAATGGATTGGTTTTTATAAATCGAAAATAGAAGACAAAGAATTTATCCCCAAAATGCGTTCTTTTGGAGATTGGTTACAACCCTATCCAACCAAAACAGGAAAAGGTGGAAATAGTGGAGATACCTCGAAAGAGCTAATCATTACCGCATATTTTGCCCACTCGTCTCTTTTAGTTTCTAAAATGGCAGGAATCTTAGGACATAGTAAAGATGAAAAAGAATATTACGATTTACATAAAAACATAGCTGGAGTTTTTAGAGATACTTTTTTTGATAAAAACGGAAAAGTAAAGAATGTTAAAGAAACCCAAACCAGTTATTTATTGGCAATTTATTTTGATTTGTTAAAACCTGAAACCAAAATAAAAGCACAAAAGCACTTACTTGAAGAAATTAAAAAAGCCGATTACCATTTAGGAACAGGTTTTATTGGGACGCCCATTTTACCGAAAGTCTTGGATGATATGGGAGAGATAGATTTGATGTATAAAATCTTATTTAAAGAAACCTATCCTTCTTGGTTTTACTCTATCAATCAAGGAGCGACAACAATGTGGGAACGTTGGAACAGTTATAGCCAAGCTGAAGGGTATAATCCGCAGAGCATGAATAGCCTTAATCATTATGCTTACGGAGCCATTGGGCAATGGATGTACGAACGCATTGCTGGGATTGCTCCATTAGCTCCTGGATACAAGAAAATTAAAATAGCACCACTACCAAACGACAGATTAACATCGGCAGCAGCAAGTATTAATACCCCTTATGGGCTAGCATCAACTTCGTGGAAAAAAGATAAAGAAACTTTTATACTGGATGTTGTTATTCCGCCAAATACAACTGCAGAAATTACCGTGCCAAATGCATCTATAGAAAGTGTAACAGTAAATGGTCATATAATTAACGAAAAATCAAATATAAAACTCATAGATTCAGATCAAGGATTAATTAACATTTTAGCCGAACCAGGTACTTATAAAATTCAAACTAAACTTTAA